Proteins from one Nakamurella multipartita DSM 44233 genomic window:
- a CDS encoding ABC transporter substrate-binding protein, which produces MITSRSTRRAVIGATALIALLTGCSSAQSASPSPSASASASASASASAGGVDAKGCITDFDPSTDYFPVKSQITHATNFAISYHDSYQVLTVPQPTQGGAPESYVLVKCGAPTPELTGDLAGAQVITTPVSSLYSASTTHLPFLVELDQLDTLTGVGTKGFISEKQVQDRVAEPGVVEFSAAGTVDAEAVIAGQPDVLVTAGTDDPGYAVVKAAGIPVLANADWLEDDPLGRAEYLKYFAALTGTEQQAAAAFDTVERSYQELAASVQDANPVAVVPGQPFQGTWYIPGGKSYTTRLIQDAGGTTAWADDATSGSIPTDLETVLAKAGTAPAWLASTTWTTTVQALAEEPRLAEFAAMKAGNVWNAAKDVTADGGNNFYELGVARPDLVLGDLVAILHPDQAPNHDFSFYLRLS; this is translated from the coding sequence GTGATCACGTCCCGTTCCACCCGTCGAGCGGTCATCGGCGCCACCGCGCTGATCGCCCTGCTGACCGGGTGCTCATCCGCCCAGTCGGCCAGCCCGTCCCCGTCGGCATCAGCATCGGCATCGGCATCGGCATCGGCATCGGCCGGTGGTGTGGACGCCAAGGGGTGCATCACCGACTTCGACCCGAGCACCGACTACTTCCCGGTCAAGTCGCAGATCACCCACGCGACCAACTTCGCCATCAGCTATCACGACTCCTATCAGGTGCTGACCGTGCCGCAGCCCACGCAGGGCGGGGCCCCGGAGTCGTACGTGCTGGTCAAGTGCGGCGCGCCGACCCCCGAGCTGACCGGTGACCTGGCCGGGGCGCAGGTCATCACCACCCCGGTTAGCTCGCTGTACTCCGCCTCCACCACTCACCTGCCGTTCCTGGTCGAGTTGGATCAGCTCGACACTCTGACCGGGGTCGGCACCAAGGGCTTCATCTCCGAGAAGCAGGTGCAGGACCGGGTGGCCGAGCCTGGCGTGGTCGAGTTCTCCGCCGCCGGCACCGTGGATGCGGAGGCGGTCATCGCCGGCCAGCCCGACGTCCTGGTCACCGCGGGCACCGACGATCCCGGGTACGCCGTGGTCAAGGCGGCGGGCATCCCGGTGCTGGCCAACGCCGACTGGCTGGAGGACGACCCGCTGGGCCGGGCCGAGTACCTCAAGTACTTCGCCGCGCTGACCGGGACCGAGCAGCAGGCCGCCGCGGCCTTCGACACGGTCGAGCGCAGCTACCAGGAGCTCGCGGCCTCCGTCCAGGACGCCAATCCGGTCGCCGTCGTGCCCGGGCAGCCGTTCCAGGGCACCTGGTACATCCCGGGGGGCAAGTCCTACACGACCCGGTTGATCCAGGACGCCGGCGGCACCACCGCCTGGGCCGACGACGCCACCTCCGGGTCGATCCCCACCGATCTGGAGACGGTACTGGCCAAGGCCGGCACCGCCCCGGCCTGGCTGGCCAGTACGACCTGGACCACCACCGTGCAGGCCCTGGCCGAGGAGCCGCGGCTGGCCGAATTCGCCGCGATGAAGGCCGGCAACGTGTGGAACGCGGCCAAGGACGTCACCGCCGACGGCGGCAACAACTTCTACGAGCTCGGCGTGGCCCGGCCCGACCTGGTGCTCGGCGACCTGGTCGCGATCCTGCACCCGGATCAGGCCCCGAACCACGACTTCTCCTTCTACCTGCGACTGAGCTGA
- a CDS encoding FecCD family ABC transporter permease yields MRHRPALVLGALAALTLVSAVLAVGVGSVPIPPSTTLRFFTGGPVDPTAAVLLQQVRLPRAGTAILAGVGLAVAGLLMQTLFANPLADPFILGVSSGASLGVAIAVLGGGTLAGGFVAGLGLTGRAGLVTAAAIGALAVLMLVLLLGRWVRSVVALLLIGVMIGSATTALVSLLLAFSAPDRIQKYVLWGLGSVSGTTWPDLAFLAPAVLVGVGLAAWIAPSLNAMLLGERYAASMGVAVGRVRTAGIVATAVMAGAVTAFCGPIAFVGIAVPHLARLALGRADHRWLVPACALMGAVVLQLCSVIAQLPGSDGVLPLNVVTAAIGAPVVIAALLRSRTLAAGAAA; encoded by the coding sequence GTGCGTCATCGGCCGGCGCTGGTGCTCGGCGCCCTGGCGGCGCTGACGCTGGTGTCGGCCGTGCTCGCGGTCGGGGTGGGGTCGGTGCCGATCCCGCCGTCGACCACCCTGCGGTTCTTCACCGGCGGCCCGGTGGATCCGACCGCCGCGGTGCTGTTGCAGCAGGTCCGGCTGCCCCGCGCGGGGACCGCCATCCTGGCCGGGGTCGGGCTGGCGGTGGCCGGTCTGCTGATGCAGACGTTGTTCGCCAACCCGCTGGCCGATCCGTTCATCCTGGGGGTGTCCTCCGGGGCCAGCCTCGGGGTCGCGATCGCGGTGCTCGGCGGCGGCACGCTGGCCGGCGGCTTCGTGGCCGGGTTGGGGCTGACCGGCCGGGCCGGTCTGGTCACCGCCGCGGCGATCGGGGCGTTGGCGGTGCTGATGCTGGTGCTGCTTCTGGGCCGGTGGGTGCGCTCGGTGGTCGCGCTGCTGTTGATCGGGGTGATGATCGGCTCGGCCACCACCGCGCTGGTCTCGCTGCTGCTGGCGTTTTCCGCACCGGACCGGATCCAGAAGTACGTGTTGTGGGGGCTCGGTTCGGTCAGTGGCACCACCTGGCCGGATCTGGCCTTCCTGGCCCCGGCGGTGCTGGTCGGGGTCGGGCTGGCGGCGTGGATCGCCCCGTCGTTGAACGCGATGCTGCTGGGTGAGCGGTACGCGGCGTCGATGGGGGTGGCGGTCGGCCGGGTACGCACCGCCGGCATCGTCGCCACCGCGGTGATGGCCGGAGCGGTGACGGCGTTCTGCGGACCGATCGCCTTCGTCGGGATCGCGGTGCCGCACCTGGCCCGGTTGGCCCTGGGCCGGGCCGATCACCGGTGGCTGGTGCCGGCCTGTGCGCTGATGGGCGCGGTGGTGTTGCAACTGTGCTCGGTGATCGCCCAGCTCCCCGGGTCCGACGGGGTGTTGCCGCTGAACGTGGTGACGGCGGCGATCGGCGCCCCCGTCGTGATCGCGGCCCTGTTGCGCAGCCGGACGCTGGCCGCCGGAGCGGCGGCATGA
- a CDS encoding IS110 family RNA-guided transposase: MSLPECDFYVGIDWAAQTHAVCVQDAAGKITAQFTIEHTADGFATLLARLGRLASDPMQVSVALERPDGRLVDALLEAGYPVVPVSPNAIKTWRDGEVLSGAKSDAGDAAVIAEYLRLRSHRLRPATPFTPATRALRTVVRTRDDIVAMRTATANQLTALLDAHWPGATKVFADIESPIALEFLTRYPTAKHAAGLGEKRMAAFCVKHGYSGRRSAAELLTRLRAAPAGTTDPDLVEAVRDAVLALVAVLRTLGETRKDLDRSVTAHLGEHPDAAIFTSLPRSGQINAAQVLAEWGDSRQAYDSPDAVAALAGLTPVTKASGKYHAVHFRWACNKRFRKAMTTFADNSRHQSPWAAEVYRRAIQRGHDHPHAVRVLARAWVRVIYRCWLDREPYDPARHGNANKINSGQLAA; the protein is encoded by the coding sequence TTGTCCCTGCCCGAATGCGATTTCTACGTCGGTATCGATTGGGCCGCCCAAACGCACGCCGTGTGTGTGCAGGACGCGGCCGGGAAGATCACCGCGCAGTTCACGATCGAGCACACCGCCGACGGATTCGCGACCCTGTTGGCCCGCCTGGGTCGGTTGGCCAGCGACCCGATGCAGGTCAGCGTCGCCCTGGAACGGCCCGACGGTCGGCTGGTCGACGCCCTGCTCGAAGCGGGCTACCCGGTGGTGCCGGTCAGCCCGAACGCGATCAAGACCTGGCGCGACGGGGAGGTACTGTCCGGCGCCAAGTCCGACGCCGGCGACGCCGCCGTCATCGCCGAATATCTGCGGCTGCGGTCGCACCGGCTGCGGCCGGCCACCCCGTTCACCCCGGCGACCAGGGCGCTGCGTACGGTCGTACGCACCCGCGATGACATCGTGGCCATGCGGACCGCCACGGCGAACCAGCTGACCGCCCTGCTCGATGCCCACTGGCCCGGCGCCACCAAGGTTTTCGCCGATATCGAGTCGCCGATCGCGTTGGAGTTCCTGACCCGGTACCCGACCGCCAAACACGCCGCGGGCCTGGGTGAGAAGCGCATGGCCGCGTTCTGCGTCAAGCACGGCTACTCCGGTCGCCGCTCGGCCGCGGAGCTGCTGACCCGATTGCGGGCTGCGCCGGCCGGCACCACCGACCCGGACCTGGTCGAGGCCGTCCGGGACGCCGTGCTGGCGCTGGTGGCCGTGCTGCGCACCCTGGGCGAGACCCGCAAGGACCTGGACCGGTCGGTGACCGCCCACCTCGGGGAGCACCCGGACGCCGCGATCTTCACGTCGCTGCCAAGGTCGGGTCAGATCAACGCCGCCCAGGTGCTCGCCGAGTGGGGCGATTCCCGGCAAGCCTACGACTCGCCCGACGCCGTCGCGGCGTTGGCCGGCCTGACCCCGGTCACCAAAGCGTCCGGTAAATATCATGCCGTGCATTTCCGGTGGGCCTGCAACAAACGATTCCGTAAAGCGATGACCACGTTCGCCGACAACAGTCGCCACCAAAGCCCGTGGGCCGCCGAGGTCTACCGCAGAGCTATCCAACGCGGGCACGACCACCCGCACGCCGTCCGGGTCCTGGCCCGCGCCTGGGTGCGCGTGATCTACCGCTGCTGGCTCGACCGAGAGCCTTACGACCCGGCCAGGCACGGCAACGCGAACAAGATCAACAGCGGGCAACTTGCGGCCTGA
- a CDS encoding ABC transporter ATP-binding protein: protein MTGRADLVVERLTVGYPQRRRFARSDRVVLGPVSVRAAAGRITLLLGPNGAGKSTLLRSIAGLQHPLGGQVTLGGADLHALDPRTRAARMAVVLTERFDPGLLRGEDVVALGRFPHRARSGSFTADDRRAVAEAFAAVHAQELADVLLAKMSDGQRQRIMIARALAQSPSLLLLDEPSAFLDAPARIELLAVLRRIAAERTIPVLASTHDVEAAVQLGQDGWLIGPGPQVTSGPVRELAAGGAIGAAFDTDQVLFDPSSGRFGLRGIS, encoded by the coding sequence GTGACCGGCCGGGCCGATCTGGTGGTCGAGCGGCTGACGGTGGGTTACCCGCAGCGGCGGCGGTTCGCCCGGTCCGACCGGGTGGTGCTCGGGCCGGTGTCGGTCCGCGCGGCGGCCGGCCGGATCACCCTGCTGCTCGGTCCCAACGGCGCCGGCAAGTCCACCCTGCTGCGCTCGATCGCCGGGTTGCAGCACCCGCTCGGCGGGCAGGTCACGCTCGGCGGGGCCGATCTGCACGCCCTCGATCCCCGCACCCGGGCGGCCCGGATGGCGGTGGTACTGACCGAGCGGTTCGACCCCGGGCTGTTGCGCGGCGAGGACGTGGTCGCCCTGGGCCGGTTCCCGCACCGGGCCCGGTCCGGCTCGTTCACCGCCGACGACCGGCGGGCGGTGGCCGAGGCGTTCGCCGCGGTGCACGCGCAGGAGCTGGCCGACGTCCTGCTGGCCAAGATGTCCGACGGGCAGCGGCAGCGGATCATGATCGCCCGCGCCCTGGCCCAGTCCCCGTCGCTGCTGCTGCTGGACGAGCCGTCGGCGTTCCTGGACGCACCGGCCCGGATCGAGCTGCTGGCCGTGCTGCGCCGGATCGCCGCCGAACGCACCATCCCGGTCCTCGCCTCCACCCACGACGTGGAGGCCGCGGTGCAGCTGGGCCAGGACGGCTGGCTGATCGGTCCGGGTCCGCAGGTGACCAGCGGCCCGGTGCGGGAGCTGGCCGCGGGTGGAGCGATCGGTGCGGCCTTCGACACCGATCAGGTCCTGTTCGATCCGAGTTCCGGACGTTTCGGCCTGCGTGGCATCAGTTGA
- a CDS encoding alpha/beta hydrolase, whose protein sequence is MVDVTSNEATAAQDREPVGDGRSNEPAEQSAPASSGAVADRGRRPRFRYTLPGSWTALVFVCLAFTPSLVPRPGAFQGVVGGLTGAIGYGLGVAGAWVWRQFADRPARAARRWSWSAFGIVAGVALVTSYLLGQRWQDQIRALVNAEPQDLGSRLILPVVAVLVFVGLVAAGRGIAKVYRWAARRLSRWMGDRAARVVGWLLAAGLTVGLVSGVLVDGVLAITDRMFAVRDTTTSDTAVQPTTGLRSGGPGSLIGWDTLGYQGRNFTGSGPTPGQIQAFIGAPAPVPIRAYAGLASAQDVRDRARLAVADLQRAGGFDRGHLLVTGTTGTGWVDPAAIGAFEYETGGDSAAVAIQYSYLPSWASFLVDQDKARQAGRALFDEVYRVWSSLPPDHRPKLYGFGLSLGSFMMESPFGGDADMANRTDGILLAGSPAFNPLNREFTDQRDALSPEVQPVYRGGETVRFSNDPAASIPPDDASWDGARVLYLQHASDPIVWLSPDLILHRPDWLVEPAGPDVTDEMIWIPFVTFWQVTLDMLEPVDTPPGHGHTYTLEFVEGWASVLEPPNWSPAKSEELRALLTELPH, encoded by the coding sequence ATGGTCGACGTGACATCGAACGAGGCAACCGCCGCGCAGGATCGCGAACCGGTCGGAGACGGGCGGTCGAACGAGCCGGCCGAGCAGTCCGCACCGGCGTCCTCGGGTGCGGTTGCCGACCGTGGTCGGCGACCGCGGTTCCGCTATACCCTGCCCGGATCCTGGACCGCGCTGGTGTTCGTCTGCCTGGCGTTCACCCCGTCCCTGGTGCCCCGGCCGGGCGCGTTCCAGGGAGTGGTCGGCGGTTTGACCGGCGCCATCGGGTACGGATTGGGCGTGGCCGGTGCCTGGGTGTGGCGGCAGTTCGCGGACCGGCCGGCCCGCGCGGCACGCCGCTGGTCGTGGTCGGCGTTCGGGATCGTGGCCGGCGTCGCCCTGGTCACGTCCTACCTTCTCGGACAGCGGTGGCAGGACCAGATCCGGGCGCTGGTGAACGCCGAACCGCAGGACCTGGGTTCTCGCCTGATCCTGCCCGTGGTAGCCGTTTTGGTGTTCGTCGGGCTGGTCGCCGCCGGCCGGGGGATCGCAAAGGTGTACCGATGGGCGGCCCGGCGGCTGAGTCGATGGATGGGCGATCGAGCGGCCCGCGTCGTCGGCTGGCTGCTGGCGGCCGGGCTGACGGTCGGCCTGGTGTCCGGGGTGCTGGTCGACGGGGTCCTGGCGATCACCGACCGAATGTTCGCCGTCCGCGACACGACGACCAGCGACACCGCGGTGCAGCCGACCACCGGCCTGCGGTCCGGTGGTCCGGGATCGCTGATCGGCTGGGACACGTTGGGCTACCAGGGCCGCAACTTCACCGGTTCCGGTCCCACTCCCGGGCAGATCCAGGCGTTCATCGGTGCTCCGGCGCCCGTACCGATTCGCGCCTACGCCGGCCTTGCGTCCGCGCAGGACGTGCGTGACCGCGCCCGGCTGGCGGTGGCCGACCTGCAGCGGGCCGGCGGCTTCGACCGCGGCCACCTGCTCGTCACCGGCACCACCGGGACGGGCTGGGTGGATCCGGCGGCGATCGGCGCCTTCGAATACGAGACCGGAGGTGACAGCGCCGCCGTGGCGATCCAGTACTCGTACCTGCCGTCCTGGGCATCCTTCCTGGTCGACCAGGACAAAGCCCGGCAGGCCGGCCGAGCGCTGTTCGATGAGGTCTATCGGGTCTGGTCCAGCCTTCCCCCCGACCACCGGCCCAAGCTCTACGGCTTCGGGCTCAGCCTCGGCTCGTTCATGATGGAGTCCCCGTTCGGCGGCGACGCGGACATGGCCAACCGGACCGACGGCATCCTGCTGGCCGGTTCGCCGGCGTTCAACCCGTTGAACCGGGAATTCACCGACCAGCGGGACGCGTTAAGTCCGGAAGTACAGCCGGTCTACCGCGGCGGCGAGACCGTCCGGTTCAGCAACGATCCCGCGGCCTCCATCCCGCCGGACGATGCGTCCTGGGACGGCGCCAGGGTGCTGTACCTGCAGCACGCTTCGGACCCGATCGTGTGGCTGAGCCCGGACCTGATTCTGCACCGGCCGGACTGGCTGGTCGAGCCGGCCGGACCTGATGTCACCGACGAGATGATCTGGATACCGTTCGTCACTTTCTGGCAGGTCACCCTCGACATGCTCGAACCGGTGGACACCCCGCCGGGGCACGGCCACACCTACACGCTGGAGTTCGTCGAGGGCTGGGCCTCGGTTCTGGAGCCCCCCAATTGGTCCCCGGCCAAATCGGAGGAACTACGCGCGTTGCTGACAGAACTGCCGCACTGA
- a CDS encoding CPBP family intramembrane glutamic endopeptidase translates to MAAVTAPRIDAPGRRGRSGWLTLPVWLALMTGAGLAFHRWPTWSVLIGIGVTTAMAGLARWAGLSIADLGLSRATWRTGLRWGGAVVAMAAAGYAVALVVPPVRALVAGGSGAWSQTALAALLVIPLGTVVPEEFAFRGVLWAVVRRERGRWLATLVSSTLFGAWHVVPALGGGSANQAFDQVAGSGTMGLVLRVGSTVAFTAAAGVVLCVLRMRSGSLLAPMLAHAGINCLGVGFVQMA, encoded by the coding sequence ATGGCGGCCGTGACTGCTCCTCGGATCGACGCGCCGGGCCGCCGGGGCAGGTCCGGGTGGCTGACCCTGCCGGTTTGGCTGGCCCTGATGACGGGGGCCGGCCTGGCCTTCCACCGCTGGCCGACCTGGAGTGTGCTGATCGGGATCGGCGTCACGACCGCGATGGCCGGTCTGGCCCGATGGGCCGGATTGAGCATCGCGGATCTGGGGCTGAGCCGGGCGACCTGGCGAACGGGGTTGCGCTGGGGCGGAGCCGTTGTCGCGATGGCCGCGGCCGGCTACGCGGTGGCGCTGGTGGTCCCGCCGGTCCGCGCGCTGGTAGCCGGTGGGTCGGGCGCCTGGTCGCAGACCGCGCTGGCGGCGCTGCTGGTGATCCCCCTGGGCACGGTCGTGCCCGAGGAGTTCGCCTTCCGAGGCGTGTTGTGGGCGGTGGTGCGTCGTGAACGAGGACGATGGCTGGCCACCCTCGTCTCATCGACGCTGTTCGGTGCGTGGCACGTCGTCCCGGCCCTGGGGGGCGGGTCGGCCAACCAGGCGTTCGACCAGGTGGCGGGCAGCGGGACAATGGGGCTCGTGCTGCGGGTCGGCAGCACCGTCGCCTTCACCGCAGCCGCCGGCGTGGTCCTGTGCGTGCTGCGGATGCGCAGCGGCAGCCTGCTGGCCCCGATGCTGGCACACGCAGGAATCAACTGCCTGGGCGTGGGTTTCGTGCAGATGGCCTGA
- a CDS encoding DUF7144 family membrane protein: MSQTTDTSRGAAVASGFIVFAGVAMVLIGAFHAFQGLVALFNDDFYVVGQKWIFEFDLTTWGWIHLLVGIGVAVAGFFVFTGAAWARFVGIGVAGLSAVLNFMWLPYYPIWSLVIIALDVAVIWALAVHGKEFAN, translated from the coding sequence ATGTCTCAGACCACCGACACCTCCCGCGGCGCCGCCGTCGCCAGCGGCTTCATCGTGTTTGCCGGCGTCGCCATGGTGCTGATCGGCGCGTTCCACGCCTTCCAAGGACTGGTCGCGCTGTTCAATGACGACTTCTACGTGGTGGGCCAGAAGTGGATCTTCGAGTTCGATCTGACCACGTGGGGTTGGATCCACCTGCTCGTCGGCATCGGCGTGGCGGTCGCGGGGTTCTTCGTGTTCACCGGCGCAGCCTGGGCCCGGTTCGTCGGGATCGGCGTCGCCGGACTCAGCGCCGTACTGAACTTCATGTGGCTGCCCTACTACCCCATCTGGAGCCTGGTCATCATCGCCCTGGACGTGGCCGTGATCTGGGCGTTGGCCGTGCACGGCAAGGAATTCGCCAACTGA